A portion of the Sulfurospirillum diekertiae genome contains these proteins:
- a CDS encoding efflux RND transporter permease subunit: MEKYVEMYSDFITKNHKIVLSILLLATLFLGYFAVHLSVDASAETLLLENDKDLQLTREIHKRYTSSDYLVISFSPNEPMLSDKSLNTIRSLKEALLKVDSVKSVVSILDVPLLESPPRSIKEFIDDIRTLESKDINKTMVQEEFTTSPIYKNNLVSADFKTTAILINLKDDTKYMEFVKARNALLDKQKVEKLTKEESLQLKNIQKEFKDYREVVKDESHRVIKEVRDIIDVHKDSGQLFLGGVMMVADDMISFVKDDIKTYGISVILIMILVLWIIFRQLRYVLIPVTVAFSAVVITAGLYTLFGLEVTVISSNFVSMQLIMAISLSIHLVSNYRENYIKNPELSQKEIIAITMEKMVLPMSFVVCSSIVAYMSLISSGILPVMNFGWMMAVASCISFLFAIVFSPAMLMALKKKAPVLTYDKFTKLTLACANTVKKYPKTIYLGSLAVVIFSIVGTTQLVVENSMINYFRDKTEIYQGMKKIDENLGGTTPLEVVVRFPKKQASTEKSSDPSGVLDSFEEEFNKQSGEAQYWFTDQKMEEILKIQKFLESMDNVGNVSSLATLLRVGKIIKNGQGLDSFELGILYKALPEEDKNMLLDSYINIENDEARFIIRIKDSSKDLRREELINTIRAGLEREIGLKESDFDIVGMMVLYNNMLQSLYQTQILTVGETISILGLMFLFLFRSVKIGLIAIVVNIIPIGIVFGIMGIFKIPLDIMNITIAAIAFDMAMNNTVYYYLRFRAELKKDGDYVATMMRSHASVGNPMYYCAGVTVIGFMVLVTSNFVPTIVFGLLTVATIFVAIVADLLLSPLLLITFKAFGTPKIKEL; this comes from the coding sequence GTGGAAAAATATGTAGAAATGTATTCGGACTTTATAACCAAAAATCATAAAATCGTTTTATCAATCCTGCTTTTAGCGACGCTGTTCCTTGGGTATTTTGCGGTGCATCTCAGTGTGGATGCCTCCGCTGAAACATTGCTCCTTGAAAACGATAAAGACCTTCAACTTACTAGAGAGATTCACAAACGATATACCAGTTCGGACTATCTTGTCATCTCCTTTTCGCCCAATGAGCCTATGCTTTCTGACAAGAGTCTAAATACAATCAGAAGTCTTAAAGAGGCACTTTTAAAAGTGGATAGCGTAAAAAGTGTCGTTAGTATTTTGGATGTTCCTCTGCTTGAGAGTCCACCACGATCCATCAAAGAGTTTATTGATGACATACGAACACTTGAAAGCAAAGATATTAACAAGACCATGGTGCAAGAAGAATTTACAACAAGTCCTATTTATAAAAACAATCTTGTCAGTGCGGATTTTAAAACAACGGCCATTCTGATCAATTTAAAAGATGATACAAAATACATGGAGTTTGTCAAAGCTCGCAACGCGCTTTTAGATAAACAAAAAGTAGAAAAACTCACTAAAGAGGAATCACTTCAACTTAAAAACATTCAAAAAGAGTTTAAAGACTATAGAGAGGTCGTCAAAGATGAATCTCACCGCGTGATTAAAGAGGTCAGAGACATTATCGATGTGCACAAAGACAGTGGACAGCTCTTTTTAGGCGGCGTCATGATGGTTGCGGATGACATGATTAGCTTTGTCAAAGATGACATCAAAACGTATGGTATCTCGGTTATTCTCATTATGATTTTAGTGCTTTGGATCATTTTTAGACAGTTACGTTATGTATTGATTCCCGTTACAGTAGCCTTTTCGGCGGTTGTGATTACGGCGGGACTCTACACGCTTTTTGGGTTAGAAGTCACCGTTATTTCTTCCAATTTTGTCTCCATGCAACTTATTATGGCAATCTCTTTATCCATTCACCTTGTATCCAATTACCGCGAAAACTACATCAAAAATCCCGAGTTATCGCAAAAAGAGATCATCGCCATTACGATGGAAAAAATGGTTTTACCGATGTCATTTGTTGTGTGTAGTTCAATCGTTGCGTATATGTCGCTCATCAGCAGTGGCATCCTTCCAGTTATGAATTTTGGATGGATGATGGCAGTGGCATCGTGTATTTCTTTCCTTTTTGCCATTGTATTTTCACCTGCAATGTTGATGGCTTTGAAGAAAAAAGCTCCTGTTTTAACGTATGACAAATTTACAAAATTAACATTGGCATGTGCCAATACCGTCAAAAAATATCCGAAAACAATTTATCTGGGCTCCCTTGCTGTTGTCATTTTTAGCATTGTTGGAACAACGCAGCTTGTCGTTGAAAATAGTATGATTAATTATTTTAGAGATAAAACAGAAATTTACCAAGGTATGAAAAAAATCGATGAAAACTTAGGTGGAACCACGCCACTTGAAGTGGTCGTAAGATTTCCCAAAAAACAGGCGTCTACGGAAAAAAGTTCAGACCCTAGCGGCGTGCTTGATAGTTTTGAAGAAGAGTTTAACAAACAAAGTGGTGAAGCGCAATATTGGTTTACTGACCAAAAAATGGAAGAGATATTGAAAATCCAAAAATTTCTTGAAAGCATGGATAATGTTGGAAATGTCTCGTCACTTGCAACACTTTTAAGGGTTGGAAAAATCATTAAAAATGGGCAAGGATTGGACAGCTTTGAGCTGGGGATTCTTTACAAAGCGCTTCCTGAAGAAGATAAAAACATGCTTTTAGATTCGTATATTAACATTGAAAACGATGAAGCACGATTTATCATACGTATCAAAGATTCTTCAAAAGATCTCAGGCGCGAAGAGTTAATCAACACTATAAGAGCAGGATTGGAAAGGGAAATTGGCTTAAAAGAGAGTGATTTTGATATTGTGGGGATGATGGTTTTATACAATAACATGCTCCAATCACTCTATCAGACTCAAATTTTAACCGTGGGCGAAACCATATCTATACTAGGATTGATGTTCTTATTTTTATTTAGGTCTGTTAAGATAGGGCTTATTGCGATTGTTGTCAATATTATCCCTATTGGTATTGTATTTGGTATTATGGGAATCTTTAAAATACCTCTGGATATTATGAATATCACGATTGCTGCCATTGCTTTTGATATGGCGATGAACAATACCGTTTATTATTATCTGCGGTTTAGAGCGGAACTTAAAAAAGATGGTGATTATGTTGCCACAATGATGAGATCCCATGCAAGTGTTGGTAATCCTATGTACTATTGCGCTGGCGTGACGGTGATAGGGTTTATGGTTTTGGTGACATCCAACTTCGTTCCAACCATTGTGTTTGGACTTTTGACTGTCGCCACAATCTTTGTTGCCATTGTTGCCGATCTTTTGCTTTCCCCGTTATTGCTGATAACCTTTAAAGCATTTGGAACGCCTAAAATAAAAGAACTTTAA
- a CDS encoding tyrosine-type recombinase/integrase, translating into MPRKVPPLTDMQVKKLKPQEKPYIVTDGQGLRLLILTDKKVWEFIYESPTEHKRRKTTFGTYPQTSLLEAREQRETYLKMIRKGIDPIDQKRTQKIEDQKVHESNFQNVVNGWLQAQEYRLGKETFKRKQALFENFVMPVFQERNIADITHKEIAILLEVKAQQHPETARRMYQYFDDLWRYACSREYCEVNVIANIHKRSTLPTPKVKHYPIITEPKPLKELINAIYRYSGHVSIKNALKFVLHVPLRASNLVTLKWAYIDFENRSLTIPRAEMKSKNADPRDFTLPLTHEAIAILKEQYLFTSHLEYVFHLNGSHINKESPTMALKRLGFNDEVNGRKQTVHSFRGTFRSLADTYQREHNCSYEAKEKALDHAVGGKTERAYNHKADHFKEITILLNWWSGYVLAMMEG; encoded by the coding sequence ATGCCACGTAAAGTACCACCGTTAACGGATATGCAAGTTAAGAAGCTCAAACCACAAGAGAAGCCCTACATCGTAACGGACGGGCAAGGGTTAAGACTGCTTATTTTAACCGATAAGAAAGTATGGGAATTCATCTATGAAAGCCCAACAGAGCATAAAAGGCGAAAAACCACTTTTGGAACGTACCCTCAAACGTCTCTATTAGAGGCAAGAGAACAAAGAGAAACGTACCTAAAAATGATTCGTAAAGGCATTGACCCCATCGATCAGAAACGTACCCAAAAAATTGAAGATCAAAAAGTACATGAGAGTAACTTCCAAAATGTTGTCAATGGGTGGCTTCAAGCACAAGAGTACCGCTTAGGCAAAGAGACATTTAAGCGCAAACAAGCCCTCTTTGAAAACTTTGTCATGCCTGTGTTTCAAGAGCGAAATATTGCAGATATTACCCATAAAGAGATCGCTATTCTCTTAGAAGTCAAAGCGCAGCAACATCCCGAAACCGCGCGAAGAATGTACCAATACTTTGATGATCTTTGGCGTTACGCATGTAGCCGCGAATACTGCGAAGTTAATGTCATTGCAAACATTCACAAAAGAAGCACTTTACCCACGCCAAAAGTCAAACATTACCCCATCATTACTGAGCCAAAGCCACTTAAAGAGCTTATCAATGCCATTTACCGTTATAGTGGGCATGTCAGCATCAAGAATGCGCTCAAATTCGTTTTACATGTACCATTGCGCGCCTCAAACCTCGTCACGCTCAAATGGGCGTACATCGACTTTGAAAATCGATCTTTAACCATACCGCGTGCCGAAATGAAAAGCAAAAATGCAGATCCAAGAGATTTTACTTTACCGCTGACACATGAAGCCATAGCCATTTTAAAAGAGCAGTATTTATTCACATCACACCTTGAATACGTTTTCCACCTCAACGGCTCACACATCAACAAAGAAAGCCCTACAATGGCTCTGAAACGTTTAGGTTTCAATGATGAGGTAAACGGACGAAAACAAACCGTTCACAGCTTCAGAGGTACGTTCAGAAGCCTCGCCGACACCTACCAAAGAGAGCACAATTGCAGCTATGAGGCAAAAGAGAAAGCCTTAGATCACGCAGTAGGTGGAAAAACGGAACGTGCCTACAACCACAAAGCCGATCACTTCAAAGAAATCACTATTCTTTTGAACTGGTGGAGTGGGTATGTTTTGGCGATGATGGAGGGGTAA
- a CDS encoding helix-turn-helix transcriptional regulator, which translates to MLNPTPPQRLRAKQVASENSIGLSTVWRYVKLGKLNPIRVTDGVTVFDRDEVNAFFAGKTSTGVSK; encoded by the coding sequence ATGCTAAACCCAACACCCCCACAACGACTTAGAGCCAAACAAGTGGCTTCAGAAAACTCCATCGGTCTTAGTACCGTCTGGCGATATGTAAAGCTTGGTAAGCTTAACCCTATCCGTGTCACTGACGGCGTGACCGTTTTTGACCGTGATGAGGTCAATGCTTTTTTTGCTGGTAAAACCTCAACTGGTGTAAGTAAATGA
- a CDS encoding OprD family outer membrane porin: MRLAKLSLVAIVVAGLASSAFAASTTLEDAFKNGKVSGELRAYYFSKTDSAGNNREDLFTTGILLNYKTDTFYGLGANFTAQGNASPFATDADKVRFNSDEYGTGAVLSEAYLSYTLGKTTAQIGRMFIDTPLVSSSGSRMTKEAFEGVTVVNTDLPNTTLIAGYVQKFQSRTDGKGNVGKFTKSFATGSADAVDLDNGAYTLVVINKSIPGLTLTGAYAYADVEDVDGIHLGYVEALYTGKAGDFGYTLAAQDYYNSFKNAAGFADDSINAYGLKAGLSFKGLNGYVAYSKTSNDDVASGNIISGLGNGADLLYTDPVFSTPGYQKNTDTYAVDLNYDITAAANVGARYVESDFNDNTKGSYTSLYASYKFDGALKNFKLGAEFESKGKDKDGDQLRFKANYKF, translated from the coding sequence ATGAGACTAGCTAAACTTAGCTTGGTGGCTATCGTAGTTGCTGGACTTGCATCGAGTGCATTTGCAGCTTCAACAACATTGGAGGACGCATTTAAAAATGGTAAAGTAAGTGGTGAGCTTAGAGCTTACTATTTTAGTAAAACTGACAGTGCGGGCAACAATAGAGAAGATCTTTTCACGACAGGTATTTTGCTTAACTATAAAACAGATACATTCTATGGTTTGGGTGCTAATTTTACAGCGCAAGGTAACGCTTCACCATTTGCTACGGATGCGGACAAAGTCAGATTTAATAGCGATGAATACGGCACGGGCGCTGTTCTTTCAGAAGCATATCTTTCATATACCCTCGGCAAAACAACTGCTCAAATTGGCCGTATGTTTATCGATACACCTCTTGTAAGCAGTAGTGGTTCAAGAATGACGAAAGAAGCATTTGAAGGTGTTACTGTCGTAAATACAGACCTACCAAATACAACATTAATTGCTGGTTATGTTCAAAAATTCCAATCTAGAACCGATGGTAAGGGTAATGTTGGTAAATTTACAAAATCATTTGCAACAGGTTCTGCGGATGCTGTTGATCTTGACAATGGTGCTTATACCTTAGTAGTTATCAACAAATCAATTCCTGGATTAACATTAACAGGTGCTTACGCCTATGCAGATGTTGAAGATGTAGATGGTATCCATTTAGGATATGTTGAAGCATTGTATACAGGTAAAGCAGGTGATTTTGGGTATACCCTTGCTGCTCAAGACTATTACAATAGCTTCAAAAATGCCGCAGGATTTGCAGATGATTCAATCAATGCATATGGTCTTAAAGCAGGTTTGAGTTTTAAAGGTCTAAATGGTTATGTAGCATACTCTAAAACGAGCAATGACGATGTAGCTAGTGGTAATATTATTTCTGGATTAGGGAATGGTGCTGACTTACTTTATACCGATCCTGTTTTCTCTACTCCAGGATATCAAAAAAATACCGATACGTATGCTGTTGATTTAAATTACGACATTACAGCCGCAGCAAATGTTGGTGCCCGTTATGTAGAGTCTGATTTCAATGACAACACAAAAGGTTCATACACCTCTCTTTACGCTTCTTACAAATTTGACGGTGCTTTGAAAAACTTCAAATTAGGTGCTGAGTTTGAGTCTAAAGGTAAAGACAAAGATGGTGATCAGTTGAGATTTAAAGCCAACTACAAATTCTAA
- a CDS encoding DNA polymerase Y family protein — protein sequence MIIHLDLDCFFVSAERTRTPFLKGKPVVVCKSSDAKIFSTLDSESVMTESVGGFNGLIQHKKTFSSFDKEAWKSEFMDEKGRVHGIVIAKSYEAKKYGIKTGTSLRDALAMCPKLLIVPSDHLFYQLLSTKLKAFLQTKIPILEQYSIDEFWGDLKGWVKEEETHTFIASLQKEILEKFDLPISIGASSSKWIAKLATDFRKPYGLTLVPQHEIASFISLMPIATFPGIGRVLQKKFESYGIATLGEVLEHHKLVSAWGTIGKDLLARISGVDNEPVVTKRDRRSIGISRNFHVIHNRDEVLRRAIILSRHLSYTIAKLDLHPTTYYLYLRYENGISSKSSQTLDRSFSEGLYREWVVQMFSSLDTHPHYGILHLGLALSNFITPSQTKTFSLLHVEEDEKSKRLSEKLTKLRDKYGIDIIRSGAEKQENEKE from the coding sequence GTGATTATTCATCTGGATTTGGACTGTTTTTTTGTCTCTGCTGAACGAACGAGGACACCTTTTTTGAAAGGTAAGCCAGTTGTTGTGTGCAAAAGTAGTGATGCTAAAATCTTTAGTACGCTTGATAGTGAAAGCGTCATGACCGAGTCCGTGGGTGGTTTCAATGGACTCATTCAACATAAAAAAACATTTTCAAGCTTTGATAAAGAGGCGTGGAAAAGCGAGTTTATGGATGAAAAAGGGCGTGTTCATGGGATTGTGATTGCGAAGAGTTACGAAGCAAAGAAGTACGGCATCAAAACAGGCACTTCGCTTCGTGATGCACTCGCGATGTGCCCGAAGCTTCTCATTGTACCTAGTGACCATCTTTTTTATCAACTGCTTTCCACCAAACTCAAAGCTTTTTTACAGACCAAAATCCCCATCTTGGAGCAGTACAGCATTGATGAGTTTTGGGGCGATTTGAAAGGTTGGGTGAAAGAGGAGGAGACACACACTTTTATTGCCTCCTTGCAAAAAGAGATTTTAGAGAAATTTGATCTGCCCATTTCTATTGGAGCCTCAAGTTCCAAGTGGATCGCAAAACTTGCGACAGATTTTCGCAAACCCTATGGACTGACGTTAGTTCCTCAACATGAGATCGCTTCGTTTATCTCTTTGATGCCCATTGCAACCTTTCCTGGCATCGGGCGGGTGCTTCAGAAAAAGTTTGAAAGCTATGGTATTGCAACTTTAGGCGAAGTGTTGGAGCATCATAAGCTTGTTTCCGCGTGGGGCACCATCGGTAAAGACTTGCTTGCGCGCATCAGCGGGGTCGATAATGAACCCGTGGTGACCAAGCGAGATCGTCGTTCCATTGGCATTTCGCGCAATTTTCATGTCATTCATAACCGTGATGAGGTGTTGCGCCGTGCGATTATTCTCTCACGTCATCTCTCTTATACGATTGCGAAGCTGGATTTGCACCCAACGACTTATTATTTATATCTACGCTACGAAAATGGCATTTCCTCTAAAAGCTCCCAAACGCTTGATCGCTCTTTTAGCGAGGGTTTGTACCGTGAGTGGGTTGTTCAGATGTTTTCATCACTTGACACACACCCCCATTATGGGATTTTGCATCTAGGCTTGGCGCTTTCAAACTTCATCACGCCTTCACAAACCAAGACCTTTTCCCTTTTACATGTAGAGGAGGACGAGAAGTCAAAACGGTTGTCTGAGAAACTGACCAAACTACGTGATAAGTACGGTATAGATATTATAAGGAGTGGGGCTGAGAAACAGGAGAATGAAAAAGAATAA
- the mgtA gene encoding magnesium-translocating P-type ATPase, translating to MFKYDYFFHTLVPAFLPKNFKASKQNIASTQSSTHKLKELATCSKEELFKKLGSSEKGLSKHEAHKHLLKFGANIISENKKANPLLVIFENIKNPLTLMLIVLATVSLYMDDVRTAVVVGGMTLLSVALSSMQEFRSSKAAEKLSSMVSSTATVLRQNDEPSSDEITTQSNYKIHESHSQTIEIAIKKIVPGDIVHLSAGDIIPADLRIISSKDLFLNQASLTGEAMPVEKVAINEPHEIESMISAHNICFMGSSIESGTAIGVVCTTGKETYLGSIAKVIESAAEPTSFDIGIKKFTWLMLRFMFVMVPVVMLVNGFLKHDWMGAFLFGLSVAVGLAPEMLPMIVTVNLSKGAFALSKQKVIVKKLSAIQNFGAMDVLCTDKTGTLTQDKIILEQHVNVNGEKCNHVLELAYLNSFHQTGLKNLLDVAVLEHSEIEGLAVNEFPNKVDEIPFDFNRKRMSVVVGKTDNSHLLITKGAVEEMVKVCTHVEKNGEILPLDTTMYSDIFNLVNEYNNDGFRVIAVAYKNIPNSQQAYAIQDESQMILAGFMSFLDPPKESAKKAIKMLNEYGVSVKVLTGDNERVTTKICKDVGLDITAIYQGADIDAMNEEELKLAVEKANVFAKLSPDNKARIVSALRQNGHTVGFMGDGINDAPALKLADVGISVDTAVDIAKETADIILLERSLLVLEQGVLLGRKVFANIIKYIKMGSSSNYGNMFSVVGASALLPFIPMHPIQIVTNNFLYDLSQSTTPTDHVDDELIKRPKKWDIADIKNFMLIVGPTSSVFDYITFGVMIYIFDAWHNEALFQTGWFVESLISQTLIVHIIRTDKIPFFQSTASLPVILMTASIMCLGIWLPFSPFAASLGLVALPTEYWSILGVMMIGYIFFNAKC from the coding sequence ATGTTCAAATATGACTATTTTTTTCACACCTTAGTGCCTGCATTTTTGCCAAAAAACTTTAAAGCATCCAAGCAAAATATCGCCAGTACACAGTCTAGCACCCACAAACTCAAAGAACTTGCAACCTGTTCCAAAGAAGAACTCTTTAAAAAGCTTGGTAGTTCTGAAAAAGGGTTAAGCAAGCATGAGGCGCACAAACATCTTTTAAAATTTGGGGCGAATATCATTTCGGAAAACAAAAAAGCCAACCCTTTGCTGGTTATTTTTGAAAATATTAAAAATCCATTGACACTCATGCTTATCGTTCTTGCCACTGTTTCACTTTACATGGACGATGTACGAACTGCCGTTGTCGTTGGAGGCATGACACTTCTGAGTGTTGCGCTCTCTTCCATGCAAGAATTTCGTTCCAGCAAAGCGGCTGAAAAACTCAGCAGTATGGTCTCATCAACTGCAACAGTACTCAGGCAAAATGATGAACCCAGTTCAGATGAAATCACTACCCAATCTAATTATAAAATCCATGAGTCTCACTCTCAAACCATTGAAATAGCCATCAAAAAGATTGTACCTGGCGACATTGTCCATCTGAGTGCAGGTGACATCATCCCCGCAGATCTGAGAATCATCAGCTCCAAAGATCTCTTTTTAAATCAAGCCTCGCTGACAGGTGAAGCGATGCCTGTGGAAAAAGTTGCCATCAATGAACCGCATGAAATTGAATCCATGATAAGCGCACATAATATCTGTTTTATGGGTTCTAGTATTGAGAGTGGAACAGCGATTGGCGTTGTGTGTACCACAGGAAAAGAGACCTATCTTGGCTCCATTGCCAAAGTGATTGAGAGTGCGGCGGAGCCAACAAGCTTTGATATAGGCATCAAAAAATTTACATGGTTGATGCTTCGATTTATGTTTGTCATGGTGCCTGTAGTGATGCTGGTCAATGGCTTTTTAAAACATGATTGGATGGGTGCCTTTTTATTTGGACTCTCTGTTGCCGTGGGGCTTGCTCCTGAAATGCTACCGATGATCGTCACGGTCAATTTAAGCAAAGGTGCCTTTGCACTCTCAAAGCAAAAAGTCATTGTTAAAAAGCTCAGTGCCATTCAAAATTTTGGAGCGATGGATGTTTTATGCACCGATAAAACAGGCACACTTACCCAAGATAAAATTATCCTCGAACAACATGTCAACGTCAATGGTGAAAAATGTAACCATGTTTTAGAATTAGCCTACTTAAACAGTTTCCATCAAACTGGCTTGAAAAATCTTCTGGACGTCGCTGTTTTGGAGCACTCTGAAATCGAAGGGTTGGCAGTTAATGAATTTCCCAATAAAGTAGATGAAATTCCTTTTGATTTTAACCGCAAACGAATGTCCGTTGTGGTTGGTAAAACCGACAATTCACATCTTCTCATCACCAAGGGTGCTGTCGAAGAGATGGTTAAAGTCTGCACACATGTTGAAAAAAATGGTGAGATTTTACCACTGGATACTACGATGTACAGTGATATTTTTAATCTGGTTAATGAATACAACAATGATGGTTTTAGGGTTATTGCCGTCGCCTACAAAAACATACCCAATTCTCAACAAGCCTATGCAATCCAAGATGAATCCCAAATGATTTTGGCAGGGTTTATGTCCTTTCTTGACCCTCCCAAAGAGAGTGCAAAAAAAGCAATCAAAATGTTAAATGAATACGGCGTCAGCGTTAAAGTTCTCACCGGTGACAATGAACGTGTCACGACAAAAATCTGTAAAGATGTGGGGTTGGATATTACCGCTATTTACCAAGGAGCTGACATTGATGCGATGAATGAAGAGGAGCTCAAACTTGCTGTTGAAAAAGCCAATGTTTTTGCCAAACTCTCCCCTGACAATAAAGCGCGCATTGTCAGTGCACTCAGACAAAATGGTCACACTGTTGGGTTTATGGGTGATGGTATCAATGACGCCCCTGCCCTTAAACTCGCTGACGTGGGTATCTCTGTCGATACCGCCGTAGATATTGCCAAAGAGACTGCTGACATCATCTTACTCGAACGCAGTCTGCTCGTTTTAGAGCAAGGGGTGTTGCTGGGAAGAAAAGTGTTTGCGAATATTATCAAATACATCAAAATGGGCTCAAGTTCAAACTATGGCAATATGTTTAGTGTGGTCGGAGCCAGTGCCCTTTTGCCGTTTATTCCTATGCACCCGATTCAAATCGTCACCAATAACTTTTTATACGATCTTTCTCAGTCCACTACACCCACCGATCATGTGGATGATGAACTGATCAAAAGACCCAAGAAATGGGATATTGCCGATATTAAAAACTTTATGCTTATCGTTGGACCTACGAGTTCAGTGTTTGATTATATTACGTTTGGCGTAATGATTTATATCTTTGATGCGTGGCATAATGAGGCGTTGTTTCAAACAGGGTGGTTTGTGGAGTCTCTCATCTCGCAAACACTGATTGTGCACATTATTCGAACCGACAAAATTCCATTTTTTCAAAGTACCGCAAGTTTGCCGGTTATCTTGATGACGGCGAGCATTATGTGTTTGGGAATTTGGTTACCTTTTTCTCCATTTGCCGCATCCTTAGGACTGGTTGCCTTGCCTACTGAGTATTGGAGTATTTTAGGTGTAATGATGATAGGGTATATCTTTTTTAACGCAAAGTGTTAA